A window of the Sandaracinaceae bacterium genome harbors these coding sequences:
- a CDS encoding FAD-dependent oxidoreductase produces the protein MVKQVVVLGGGIGGLSAAHELASRGYSVRVFEAMAIPGGKARSVRLPGTGTDGRPDLPGEHGFRFFPGFYKHITDSMKRIPYPGNVDGVFDNLVQATQFQIARINETDPVLVARFPRSLAEFKDAIVALATANFGIPELEAAFFGTRLVALLSSCDERRFGQWEHLSWWDFIEADKMSQEYKLYLARGLTRSLVAMRAEIGSTRTVGYILLQLLQDLLRPGETLDRLLDGPTNDVFIDPWVQHIQQLGVDYQLERPLHAIHMSGGRISSVDIARPDGTLESVTADHYVSAIPVDRFVHFLTPDVLAADPSLGNLSKLQTAWMNGIQFYLRDDVPLAHGHTIYVESPWALTSISQQQFWKQRLSQVGDGTVRGILSVDISDWESPGFLLHKPADTIDDREQIMEEVWEQLRLSLNDDPGVDLMKSNLAHWYLDDSIVTGGPSGKPENREPLLVNTVGSWADRPEAHTAIGNLFLASDYVRTYTDLATMEGANEAARRAVNAILDADHDPAERCALFPLEEPLVFEPLKLLDKLRWRLGLPPLAAPDLVP, from the coding sequence ATGGTGAAGCAGGTGGTGGTCCTCGGGGGTGGCATCGGTGGGTTGTCTGCAGCGCACGAGCTGGCATCGCGCGGATACTCGGTGCGGGTCTTCGAGGCCATGGCCATCCCGGGCGGCAAGGCCCGCAGCGTGCGCCTGCCTGGCACGGGTACGGACGGGCGCCCCGACCTGCCCGGCGAGCACGGCTTCCGCTTCTTCCCGGGCTTCTACAAGCACATCACCGACTCGATGAAGCGCATCCCCTACCCGGGGAACGTGGACGGCGTGTTCGACAACCTGGTGCAGGCCACCCAGTTCCAGATCGCGCGCATCAACGAGACCGACCCCGTGCTGGTGGCCCGCTTCCCGCGCAGCCTGGCCGAATTCAAGGACGCCATCGTCGCGCTCGCCACGGCGAACTTCGGCATCCCCGAGCTGGAGGCGGCCTTCTTCGGCACGCGCCTGGTGGCGCTGCTGAGCTCGTGCGACGAGCGTCGCTTCGGGCAGTGGGAGCACCTGAGCTGGTGGGACTTCATCGAGGCCGACAAGATGAGCCAGGAGTACAAGCTGTACCTGGCGCGCGGACTGACGCGCTCGCTCGTGGCGATGCGCGCCGAGATCGGCAGCACGCGCACGGTCGGCTACATCTTGCTCCAGCTGCTGCAGGACCTGCTGCGGCCGGGCGAGACCCTCGACCGGCTGCTCGACGGACCGACCAACGACGTGTTCATCGACCCTTGGGTGCAGCACATCCAGCAGCTCGGCGTGGACTACCAGCTCGAGCGGCCGCTGCACGCCATCCACATGAGCGGCGGGCGCATCAGCAGCGTCGACATCGCGCGCCCCGACGGGACGCTGGAGAGCGTCACCGCAGACCACTACGTGAGCGCCATCCCGGTGGACCGCTTCGTGCACTTTCTCACGCCCGACGTCCTCGCGGCGGATCCCTCCCTGGGGAACCTGAGCAAGCTGCAGACCGCGTGGATGAACGGCATCCAGTTCTACCTGCGCGACGACGTGCCGCTGGCGCACGGGCACACCATCTACGTCGAGTCGCCCTGGGCGCTGACCAGCATCTCGCAGCAACAGTTCTGGAAGCAGCGCCTGTCGCAGGTGGGCGACGGAACTGTGCGGGGCATCCTCTCGGTGGACATCAGCGACTGGGAGTCGCCGGGCTTCCTGCTGCACAAGCCGGCGGACACCATCGACGACCGCGAGCAGATCATGGAGGAGGTCTGGGAGCAGCTGCGCTTGTCGCTGAACGACGACCCCGGCGTGGACCTGATGAAGTCCAACCTGGCGCACTGGTACCTGGACGACAGCATCGTGACCGGTGGGCCCAGCGGGAAGCCCGAGAACCGCGAGCCCCTGCTGGTGAACACCGTGGGCTCCTGGGCTGACCGCCCCGAGGCGCACACCGCCATCGGCAACCTGTTCCTCGCGTCCGACTACGTGCGCACGTACACGGACCTGGCCACGATGGAGGGCGCCAACGAGGCCGCCCGACGCGCGGTCAACGCCATCCTCGACGCGGACCACGACCCCGCCGAGCGCTGCGCTCTCTTCCCCCTCGAGGAGCCCCTCGTGTTCGAGCCCCTCAAGCTGCTCGACAAGCTGCGCTGGCGGTTGGGCCTGCCGCCGCTCGCCGCGCCCGACCTGGTCCCGTGA
- a CDS encoding undecaprenyl diphosphate synthase family protein: MTGTPIRHLAIIPDGNRRWARARGMSAQEGHIAGIGAIDGAIREAFAQGVEMVTFWWGSPANLTQRAPEEVRGIVDALGDWLDGPAQRLLRDTDARFGAFGRIDELCPELRPKLDRALGAAGAGPRQVTLLMGYDGRDELREAARTFARGASQSLEEGLWTAGLPDVDLLLRSGGSAHLSAGFMLWHIAEARLAFVDEPWPAVTPAVVRRELEAAGAQTRRYGR; this comes from the coding sequence GTGACGGGCACCCCCATTCGACACTTGGCCATCATCCCGGACGGCAACCGACGGTGGGCGCGTGCTCGTGGAATGAGCGCGCAGGAGGGACACATCGCGGGGATCGGCGCCATCGACGGGGCCATCCGGGAGGCGTTCGCGCAGGGAGTCGAGATGGTGACCTTCTGGTGGGGCTCGCCCGCCAACCTGACGCAGCGCGCCCCCGAGGAGGTGCGAGGCATCGTCGATGCGCTGGGCGACTGGCTGGACGGACCCGCGCAGCGGCTCCTGCGCGACACCGACGCGCGCTTTGGTGCGTTCGGACGCATCGACGAGCTGTGCCCCGAGCTGCGACCGAAGCTGGATCGTGCCCTCGGCGCCGCTGGCGCGGGGCCACGACAGGTGACGCTGCTGATGGGATACGATGGCCGCGACGAGCTCCGCGAAGCCGCCCGAACGTTCGCGCGCGGCGCGTCGCAGTCGCTCGAGGAGGGTCTGTGGACAGCGGGCCTCCCGGATGTCGATCTGCTGCTGCGCTCTGGTGGCTCCGCGCACTTGAGCGCCGGGTTCATGCTCTGGCACATCGCCGAGGCGCGGCTTGCGTTCGTGGACGAACCATGGCCTGCCGTCACCCCTGCCGTCGTGCGCCGCGAGCTCGAGGCGGCCGGCGCCCAGACACGGCGCTACGGACGCTGA
- a CDS encoding radical SAM protein, which produces MTRSASLPMSTQLLHDDPSIDSLTLAVNYNCNSACRFCFIEPELSQRLSDTPVAFLERVYDENRLRGGLYQRLIFSGAECTLRKDLPDLARVAIERGGFEVVRIQTNARRLRNEALLASLIDAGITEYFVSVHAGNAELDACLTRDPRSFEEMRGGLAAIRKSGAMLVSNTVITRGSYQHLEETADFLIAEQIPECQFWAFIEFGDIGQGSEHVSYVDSAPYLRRAISKLKAAGRKVVVSWFPECLLGEHDDTLENHRASLLIHDEFSQRAARSSGFSCPKQSSCVRFGKSCQGLHERYMANSQDDPGAYVPYRRARTPG; this is translated from the coding sequence ATGACCCGATCCGCATCACTCCCCATGTCCACGCAGCTGCTGCACGACGATCCGAGCATCGACAGCCTGACGCTCGCCGTGAACTACAACTGCAACAGCGCCTGTCGCTTCTGTTTCATCGAGCCCGAGCTGTCGCAGCGCCTATCGGACACGCCCGTGGCGTTCCTCGAGCGCGTCTACGACGAGAACCGGCTGCGGGGCGGGTTGTACCAGCGGCTCATCTTCTCCGGCGCGGAGTGTACTCTCCGGAAGGACCTCCCCGACCTCGCGCGGGTGGCGATCGAGCGCGGAGGGTTCGAGGTGGTCCGCATCCAGACCAACGCGCGCCGCCTGCGCAACGAGGCCCTCCTCGCCAGCCTGATCGACGCTGGCATCACCGAGTACTTCGTGTCCGTCCATGCTGGGAACGCCGAGCTGGACGCATGCCTCACCCGCGACCCGCGCTCGTTCGAAGAGATGCGCGGCGGGCTCGCGGCCATCCGCAAGTCGGGCGCCATGTTGGTGTCGAACACCGTCATCACGCGCGGGAGCTACCAGCACCTCGAAGAGACCGCAGACTTCTTGATCGCGGAGCAGATCCCGGAGTGTCAGTTCTGGGCGTTCATCGAGTTCGGCGACATCGGACAGGGGAGCGAACACGTCAGCTACGTGGACAGCGCGCCGTACCTGCGGCGCGCCATCTCGAAGCTGAAGGCAGCTGGGCGCAAGGTCGTCGTCAGCTGGTTCCCGGAGTGCCTGTTGGGCGAGCACGACGACACGCTCGAGAATCACCGCGCGAGCCTGCTGATCCACGACGAGTTCTCACAGCGCGCCGCGCGGTCGAGCGGCTTCTCGTGCCCGAAGCAGAGCTCGTGCGTCCGGTTCGGGAAGTCCTGCCAGGGCCTGCACGAGCGGTACATGGCGAACTCGCAGGATGACCCGGGAGCCTACGTGCCCTACAGACGAGCGCGCACGCCAGGCTGA
- a CDS encoding 2OG-Fe(II) oxygenase, producing the protein MDTGRAPWLTDERAPADAVGQLYRGRLDGIILKQLLTPDECATCMAAVVAHGRWEPVYPDPHAPKSIGVMYSPTPIHPTGPPRDYYFPDAAQDARWVREALHPLIPRFEEKLSALSGTRSVGSLDQPEQHRLATVREMDVGYGAPAHVDTYEPSDGLASLFAHTDRTTQLSWYVLLQPPGSGGELEVADRSGAMRVVPLEAGDGVLFDGGRLQHCVTCVASSPPRVTVGGFAGIARTGNHVYYWS; encoded by the coding sequence ATGGACACCGGACGCGCCCCCTGGCTGACGGACGAGCGAGCGCCCGCCGACGCGGTCGGTCAGCTCTATCGTGGCCGCCTCGATGGCATCATCTTGAAGCAGCTGCTGACGCCAGACGAGTGCGCGACATGCATGGCGGCCGTGGTCGCCCACGGGCGGTGGGAACCAGTGTACCCCGACCCGCATGCGCCGAAGTCCATCGGCGTCATGTACTCGCCAACGCCGATCCACCCCACGGGTCCGCCTCGGGACTACTATTTCCCGGACGCCGCGCAGGACGCTCGGTGGGTCCGAGAAGCGCTTCATCCGCTCATCCCACGCTTCGAGGAGAAGCTGAGCGCGCTGTCCGGGACACGCAGCGTCGGCTCGCTCGATCAGCCCGAGCAACATCGCCTGGCCACGGTCCGCGAGATGGACGTCGGCTACGGCGCGCCGGCGCACGTGGACACCTACGAGCCGAGCGACGGTCTCGCGAGCCTCTTCGCCCACACCGACCGGACGACGCAGCTCAGCTGGTACGTCCTCCTGCAACCCCCGGGGTCGGGTGGTGAGCTCGAGGTCGCGGACCGCAGCGGGGCCATGCGTGTCGTCCCGCTCGAGGCAGGGGATGGCGTGCTGTTCGACGGCGGACGGCTGCAGCACTGCGTCACCTGCGTCGCGTCGAGTCCACCACGCGTCACGGTCGGTGGCTTTGCCGGCATCGCGCGCACGGGAAACCACGTGTACTACTGGAGCTGA
- a CDS encoding phytanoyl-CoA dioxygenase family protein, with protein MVTSTTTTDATYRQAFDRDGFVMVSGLFDSDTITRVRRFIYFAVCHVLPDSAHPWTGDAATSSEPWESKRLDDWVRAAQRDEPSLFEAFCDTLQNGAVLTRLLSAPQVLDTVARLLGEDVDGLALSGAQLRVDVPRDPRNGYEWHQERAYYPQNPEGHRGLVLSIALQDTPPSLGALRVVPTSHRRGFTFGQHSVTTNGVAEQKALSPDQLVGAEVRATDFKRGDALFTSMNTYHRAGENHGERVRFSLLGRYHQLAADPHYVATRARLDANPLLKARAEAVHGALF; from the coding sequence ATGGTCACCAGCACCACCACAACGGACGCCACGTACCGACAGGCCTTCGACCGTGATGGGTTCGTGATGGTCTCCGGCCTGTTCGACTCAGACACCATCACGCGCGTCCGGCGGTTCATCTATTTTGCCGTGTGTCACGTGCTCCCAGACTCCGCTCACCCGTGGACTGGGGACGCAGCGACCTCCAGCGAGCCGTGGGAGTCCAAGCGGTTGGACGACTGGGTGCGCGCAGCGCAGCGAGACGAGCCCTCGCTGTTCGAGGCGTTCTGCGACACCCTGCAGAACGGCGCGGTCCTCACGCGGCTGCTGTCTGCGCCGCAGGTCCTCGACACGGTCGCCCGGCTGCTCGGGGAAGACGTCGATGGCCTCGCGCTCTCCGGCGCCCAACTGCGCGTCGACGTCCCACGAGATCCGCGCAACGGCTACGAGTGGCATCAGGAGCGCGCCTACTATCCACAGAACCCCGAGGGGCACCGCGGTCTGGTGCTGTCGATCGCGCTCCAGGACACGCCCCCATCGCTGGGAGCGCTGCGCGTCGTGCCGACCAGTCACCGCAGGGGGTTCACCTTCGGACAGCACAGCGTCACCACCAATGGGGTGGCCGAGCAGAAGGCGCTGTCGCCGGATCAGCTGGTCGGCGCCGAGGTGCGCGCGACGGACTTCAAGCGGGGCGACGCGCTCTTCACGAGCATGAACACGTACCACCGCGCAGGGGAAAACCACGGGGAGCGCGTCCGCTTCTCCCTGCTGGGCAGATATCACCAGCTCGCGGCCGACCCTCACTACGTCGCCACGCGCGCGCGGCTCGACGCCAACCCGCTGCTCAAGGCCCGGGCCGAGGCTGTTCACGGCGCTCTGTTCTGA
- a CDS encoding methylmalonyl-CoA mutase family protein, with amino-acid sequence MTDPNDRPEPDDARDNAARKTAWHARQVEPAFARLPPRKTKFSTLSDVEVPMLATPADVRGEYERDLGYPGEFPFTRGVQPTMYQGRLWTMRMFAGFGTPEQTNERFKYLLAQGQTGLSTAFDFPTLMGYDSDSPLSLGEVGMVGVAVDTLRDMEVLFDGIPLDQVTTSMTINGPAAVLLGFYVALADVRGISRKAIGGTVQNDCLKEFIAQHAWVVPPRPAMRIVTDSIQFCAAEVPRWNSVSISGYHIREAGSTAAQELAFTLADGLEYVKWAVARGLDVDAFAPRLSFFFDVHNDFFEEIAKFRAARRMWARMMRERFAPKDPRSMMLRTHAQTAGVSLTAQQPYNNVARVALQAMAAVLGGTQSLHTNSLDEVYALPTEEAVTVALRTQQIVAEESGVANTIDPLGGSYFVEWMTDEIERQAMAYIDKIDEMGGMVEAVERGFPQREIAASAYRYQQQMERGEKVVVGVNGYQQSADPKIPMLRVDETIQTHKVEGLKRLKAERDQDAVRVALQDIRETCRTEHNLMPPIIAAAKAYCTEQEICDVFRDVFGRHQDRPEF; translated from the coding sequence ATGACGGACCCGAACGACCGCCCCGAGCCCGACGACGCTCGCGACAACGCTGCGCGCAAGACTGCCTGGCATGCCCGGCAAGTAGAGCCCGCCTTCGCCAGGCTGCCGCCGCGCAAGACGAAGTTCAGCACGCTGAGCGACGTCGAGGTCCCGATGCTGGCCACTCCGGCCGACGTCCGCGGCGAGTACGAACGCGACCTCGGCTATCCCGGTGAGTTCCCGTTCACCCGCGGGGTGCAGCCGACGATGTACCAGGGCCGCCTCTGGACCATGCGGATGTTCGCGGGGTTCGGTACACCCGAGCAGACCAACGAGCGCTTCAAGTACCTGCTCGCGCAGGGTCAGACGGGGCTATCCACCGCCTTCGATTTCCCGACGCTGATGGGGTACGACAGCGACTCGCCGTTGTCGCTCGGTGAGGTCGGCATGGTCGGTGTCGCGGTCGACACCTTGCGTGACATGGAGGTCCTGTTCGATGGCATCCCGTTGGACCAGGTCACGACGTCGATGACCATCAACGGCCCGGCGGCGGTGCTGCTGGGCTTCTACGTTGCGCTGGCCGACGTCCGTGGCATCTCGCGCAAGGCCATCGGGGGCACGGTCCAGAACGACTGCTTGAAGGAGTTCATCGCGCAGCACGCGTGGGTCGTCCCCCCGCGACCGGCCATGCGCATCGTCACCGACTCCATCCAGTTCTGTGCGGCCGAGGTGCCACGCTGGAACTCCGTCAGCATCAGCGGCTATCACATTCGCGAGGCAGGCTCCACGGCGGCGCAGGAGCTCGCGTTCACGCTCGCGGACGGGCTCGAGTACGTGAAGTGGGCAGTCGCGCGCGGTCTGGACGTCGACGCGTTCGCGCCCCGACTGTCGTTCTTCTTCGACGTACACAACGACTTCTTCGAGGAGATCGCGAAGTTCCGTGCGGCGCGGCGCATGTGGGCCCGCATGATGCGTGAGCGCTTCGCCCCGAAGGACCCGCGCTCCATGATGCTGCGCACCCACGCCCAGACGGCGGGCGTCTCCCTCACGGCGCAGCAGCCCTACAACAACGTCGCGCGCGTGGCGCTCCAAGCGATGGCCGCCGTCTTGGGGGGCACGCAGTCGTTGCACACCAACTCGCTCGACGAGGTGTACGCCCTTCCGACGGAGGAGGCCGTGACGGTCGCGCTCCGGACCCAGCAGATCGTGGCCGAGGAGAGCGGCGTCGCGAACACGATCGACCCGCTCGGCGGGAGCTACTTCGTCGAGTGGATGACGGACGAGATCGAGCGCCAGGCGATGGCCTACATCGACAAGATCGACGAGATGGGCGGGATGGTCGAGGCGGTCGAGCGGGGCTTCCCGCAGCGGGAGATCGCCGCGAGCGCCTATCGCTATCAGCAGCAGATGGAGCGCGGCGAGAAGGTCGTGGTCGGCGTCAACGGCTACCAGCAGTCGGCGGACCCCAAGATCCCCATGCTGCGAGTGGACGAGACCATCCAGACACACAAGGTGGAGGGCTTGAAGCGCCTCAAGGCCGAGCGCGATCAGGACGCCGTGCGCGTCGCTCTACAGGACATCCGCGAGACGTGTCGCACCGAGCACAACCTGATGCCGCCCATCATCGCGGCGGCCAAGGCGTACTGCACCGAGCAAGAGATCTGCGACGTCTTCCGAGACGTGTTCGGGCGACACCAAGACCGCCCGGAGTTCTAG
- a CDS encoding 2OG-Fe(II) oxygenase has translation MNDTVDPRLRVLAAGSLDDAAGTLQSVAGGSLSAALVRGVYGAEQAAQLVSRLERGEFPSPFRIRDVSDTSVPQIRTLGLAISPSDLYPAGPDLEAYHAAAVELRNDAASFFAPVPPFPETAYAILSALSGTPVTLAADDRGRAYGALTIRNMPHGCGLPPHCENHYMHIRAYDALRQEVMLDHKVGFFCVLQTPHSGGEFVVYDDAYKAGEFAFQTRSLDIDHGRGHVVVPAAAGDMVVVGSGARYHQVTRVEGERSRWSVGGFGAFATDSSRFVCWA, from the coding sequence ATGAACGACACCGTCGACCCCAGGCTTCGCGTGCTCGCCGCAGGCTCCCTCGACGACGCGGCTGGCACCCTCCAGTCGGTCGCTGGCGGCTCCCTCTCCGCGGCGCTCGTGCGAGGCGTGTACGGCGCGGAGCAAGCGGCGCAGCTGGTGAGCCGCTTGGAGCGCGGCGAGTTCCCGTCACCGTTCCGGATACGCGACGTGTCGGACACGAGCGTGCCTCAAATCCGCACGCTCGGCCTCGCGATCAGCCCGAGCGACCTCTATCCGGCCGGGCCGGACCTCGAGGCGTACCACGCGGCCGCCGTGGAGCTCCGAAACGACGCGGCGTCGTTCTTCGCACCCGTGCCTCCGTTTCCGGAGACGGCGTACGCGATCCTCTCTGCCCTCTCGGGTACGCCCGTGACGCTGGCCGCCGACGACCGCGGCAGAGCCTACGGCGCGCTGACCATCCGCAACATGCCCCACGGCTGCGGGCTGCCGCCGCACTGCGAGAACCACTACATGCACATCCGCGCGTATGACGCGCTGCGCCAAGAGGTCATGCTCGACCACAAGGTGGGGTTCTTCTGCGTCCTGCAGACGCCCCACAGCGGCGGTGAATTCGTGGTGTACGACGACGCGTACAAGGCGGGGGAGTTCGCCTTCCAGACCCGCTCGTTGGACATCGACCACGGGCGCGGGCACGTCGTGGTCCCCGCTGCGGCCGGCGACATGGTCGTCGTCGGGAGCGGCGCCAGATACCATCAGGTGACCCGCGTGGAGGGCGAGCGCAGCCGCTGGAGCGTCGGAGGCTTCGGCGCGTTCGCGACCGACTCCTCCCGCTTCGTGTGTTGGGCCTGA
- a CDS encoding 2OG-Fe(II) oxygenase produces MDSFFPLARWSRNDPVPQGTLDAIHGRELAGVVIEGVFDEATLTRGIAGVERSTVLAPRPFSPLFEAYTFGQILDLSGADRSSYHHDAARVAREVSDSFGEPFVAELMARLDALGAPLPVRQPRSRDGDDYAPFTVRSYPEGGLIPPHCELEQLRRDAYADLLPQICPDTLLSFLVMASAPEAGGDLVVYDLDQADPRVPEFYADRSVLHSVREGFVHKHIPLRNGDLLVFDGGRHFHQILPVVGPRRRWTVGGFMAPTRDRTAWLRWS; encoded by the coding sequence ATGGACTCGTTCTTTCCGCTCGCGCGATGGTCGCGGAACGACCCGGTGCCGCAGGGTACGCTCGACGCCATCCATGGCCGCGAGCTGGCGGGCGTCGTGATCGAGGGCGTGTTCGACGAGGCGACGCTCACGCGCGGCATCGCCGGGGTGGAGCGCTCCACAGTGCTGGCGCCGCGCCCGTTCTCGCCCCTGTTCGAAGCCTACACGTTCGGTCAGATCCTCGACCTCTCGGGGGCGGACCGCTCCAGCTACCACCACGACGCCGCGCGCGTCGCCCGCGAGGTGTCGGACAGCTTCGGTGAGCCGTTCGTGGCCGAGCTGATGGCGCGCCTCGACGCGCTCGGAGCGCCACTGCCCGTGAGACAGCCTCGCTCCCGCGACGGCGACGACTACGCGCCCTTCACCGTCCGCAGCTACCCGGAGGGCGGGCTCATCCCTCCGCACTGCGAGCTCGAGCAGCTGCGCCGCGACGCCTACGCCGACCTCCTCCCCCAGATCTGTCCAGACACCCTGCTGAGCTTCCTCGTGATGGCGTCGGCGCCCGAGGCAGGCGGAGACCTCGTCGTGTACGACCTGGACCAGGCGGACCCTCGCGTGCCCGAGTTCTACGCGGACCGCAGCGTGCTCCACAGCGTCCGAGAGGGCTTCGTGCACAAGCACATCCCCCTGCGCAACGGCGACCTCCTGGTGTTCGACGGGGGACGGCACTTTCACCAGATCCTGCCGGTCGTCGGTCCCCGTAGGCGCTGGACCGTGGGCGGGTTCATGGCCCCCACGCGCGACAGAACGGCGTGGCTGCGTTGGAGCTGA